The window GTTCGCGCGAGGCGTATTGGAACAGACGCTTGAAATGCAGACTGTAGAGACTCGGCATCACCCACAGCCCAAACAAACCATGTCCATGAGGATCCAGCACCCGCTCGAACTCCATCCGCTGGTCCGGCTGAAACCGGCGCTTATTCATATGTACCCAGCTCAAAAACGCGCGATCAATCGGGTTGCGCACCGTTGCGGTCAACTTCACGCCGGGAAGATCCCGGACAATCCGCGCAATTGCAGGCTCGAATACCATATAGGAATTGCTCATCTCTCCCACTGCCTTCTCCCCGCACCAATCGTCGAAATAGGCCTCCTGATACCAATCCAGACCTTTGTGGTAATCAGCCACAAAAAAGTTCACATTATCCAGGTGTAATGGCACATACACATCTGGATGCTCTTGATAGACTCTCCACAACCACGACGAAGCGCACTTGGCAGCACCGACATGTATGAAATTGGGCAACATATTCTCCTCCCTGTATTTCAACTGCACACACGCACATTATAACCTGAATAATCTTATCCGAAAAGCCCGTAAAATCCAACAGCTTTAGCGTTGGGTCGCATGGCGAAGGGCTTAGAATTTACGGGGTGGCTTTAGCCTGGGGGATAGTCCTCAAGGGACTATCGGTGGCGGTGCATCAACAAGATTTATTCCGTATTTCACTTGACACAAACAGTATATAAG is drawn from Gemmatimonadota bacterium and contains these coding sequences:
- a CDS encoding sulfotransferase domain-containing protein codes for the protein MLPNFIHVGAAKCASSWLWRVYQEHPDVYVPLHLDNVNFFVADYHKGLDWYQEAYFDDWCGEKAVGEMSNSYMVFEPAIARIVRDLPGVKLTATVRNPIDRAFLSWVHMNKRRFQPDQRMEFERVLDPHGHGLFGLWVMPSLYSLHFKRLFQYASRERLRIMFYEDLVADPAGFLRGLFEYLEVDSDFQPSILHQRVNKVTHYPTPEAPQPEDQIIAEGISEEVRDSLRKIFQEDIEALQEITGRDLSHWQ